A genomic region of Nitrosomonas ureae contains the following coding sequences:
- a CDS encoding dCTP deaminase, which produces MGQMTLSEELHMIYTPQSLLATIREGKIIKNLSERELKTPEGVGFDLRLASISVVGNGRGSLKVSTRRTPDSESIKLSNNCWFLEPGKTYLASTIEEFNLSPDLAAVFFPRSTLFRSGVAFHSSVLPPGYVGPMTFALTNYHQEPFEIEYEARFAHVIFHSVVGDVEMYKGQWQGGRISQPHDEEQV; this is translated from the coding sequence ATGGGACAAATGACGCTTTCTGAGGAATTACATATGATCTATACGCCGCAATCACTGCTTGCCACCATTCGTGAGGGTAAAATTATCAAAAATCTTTCGGAACGCGAGTTGAAAACACCAGAAGGAGTGGGATTCGATCTACGACTTGCATCGATTTCTGTTGTAGGCAATGGTCGTGGAAGTCTGAAGGTTTCAACACGACGCACACCTGATAGTGAGTCAATTAAACTAAGCAATAATTGTTGGTTTCTCGAACCAGGGAAAACATACCTTGCCAGTACTATCGAGGAATTTAACCTTTCACCTGATTTAGCAGCAGTATTCTTTCCAAGGAGCACCCTTTTTAGAAGTGGCGTTGCCTTTCACTCCAGCGTTTTGCCGCCCGGCTACGTTGGCCCAATGACTTTTGCTTTGACTAATTACCATCAAGAACCTTTTGAGATAGAGTATGAGGCTCGATTCGCGCACGTTATATTTCATTCTGTTGTTGGTGATGTTGAAATGTACAAAGGACAGTGGCAGGGCGGACGCATCTCGCAACCACACGATGAAGAGCAAGTCTAA
- a CDS encoding DUF4202 domain-containing protein encodes MTRQCFDKAKALIDAANCEDPNRETSEGKDWPKELLYSRRMSEMLERYAPDADDVMKLAVSAQHIQRWKSPRSDYPMDRKGYHQWRAELNKFHADTVADLLAKAGYENTFIARVTLAVGKKSLKTNPDTQLLEDVAGLVFLEHYLLDFAGRHPEYDEQKWLDIIRRIWNKMSAQAHQFVLAGHIKLPDSLATLIKQAVSE; translated from the coding sequence ATGACCAGGCAATGCTTCGACAAAGCAAAAGCGCTAATCGACGCAGCGAATTGTGAGGATCCGAACCGCGAAACCAGCGAAGGGAAGGATTGGCCGAAAGAATTGCTTTACTCGCGCCGCATGTCTGAAATGCTCGAACGCTATGCACCCGATGCCGATGATGTCATGAAACTGGCGGTGAGTGCTCAGCACATCCAACGCTGGAAATCGCCACGCAGCGATTATCCGATGGATCGAAAGGGGTATCATCAATGGCGTGCCGAGTTAAACAAATTTCATGCCGACACCGTTGCCGATTTGCTCGCTAAAGCTGGATATGAAAATACATTCATTGCACGCGTAACCCTGGCCGTTGGCAAGAAATCACTTAAAACCAATCCGGATACACAGTTATTGGAGGATGTTGCCGGACTGGTTTTCTTGGAACATTATCTGCTCGACTTTGCTGGCAGGCACCCTGAATACGACGAACAGAAGTGGCTCGATATCATTCGTAGAATTTGGAATAAGATGTCCGCTCAAGCGCATCAATTCGTACTCGCAGGACACATCAAATTACCGGATTCACTGGCGACGCTGATCAAGCAAGCGGTATCCGAATAA
- a CDS encoding helix-turn-helix domain-containing protein, whose product MNIKPINTDADYREVLEEIESLMAAEPNTPKGEKLDVLVTLIEAYERKHFPLDLPNPVEAIKFEMEQKGLTVKDLEPMIGKNNRAYEILNHKRSLILKMIWKLHQELGIPAESLIKQSIQTNNI is encoded by the coding sequence ATGAACATCAAACCCATCAACACCGATGCCGATTACCGCGAAGTACTAGAAGAAATAGAATCACTGATGGCAGCTGAACCCAACACACCGAAGGGTGAGAAACTGGATGTTCTGGTGACACTGATCGAAGCTTATGAGCGCAAACACTTCCCACTCGACCTACCCAATCCTGTCGAAGCCATCAAATTTGAAATGGAACAGAAAGGTTTAACCGTTAAAGACCTGGAGCCAATGATTGGAAAGAATAATCGTGCGTATGAAATACTCAATCATAAACGTTCTCTAATACTCAAAATGATCTGGAAACTACACCAAGAACTGGGTATTCCTGCTGAGTCTTTGATTAAACAATCCATTCAGACAAATAATATTTAA
- a CDS encoding type II toxin-antitoxin system RelE/ParE family toxin — protein MGSFILTQKARTDMRLIGRYICKEFGKVQQRNYLRQLDLAFYDLADEPELGHICDDISNGYHKYGVGKHLIFYHYKEKDQIEIVRILHGRIDIEQHL, from the coding sequence ATGGGATCATTTATCCTCACTCAAAAGGCAAGAACTGATATGCGTTTAATTGGACGTTACATATGTAAAGAATTTGGAAAGGTACAGCAAAGAAATTATTTAAGGCAGCTTGATCTGGCTTTTTATGATCTCGCTGACGAGCCGGAACTAGGCCATATATGCGATGATATCAGTAATGGGTACCATAAATATGGTGTTGGTAAACATTTAATTTTTTATCACTATAAAGAAAAAGATCAAATCGAGATTGTGCGTATTCTCCATGGTCGCATTGATATTGAGCAGCATTTATAA
- a CDS encoding multicopper oxidase family protein translates to MQILSKKYLLNLLIMSTLLLGSSFTSAGKNHPHCAYEPIDIEKYGKQPFQNPPDLHAQNGRLETVLTVQYTDPKTTSIAGCGVKLRTYEGKLVGPTLRVKQGDIVNLLLKNRLPKESPNEIQAQFDQENQNAYLDTIPASFNTTNVHFHGLHVSPTGNSDNVLLAISPQSNFPYEVTLPKDHPIGSYWYHAHAHGSTSIQVGSGMAGAIVIEDNPSTTPEALLAANTNEKIFVLQTILYNQKGELNNVTSLFPGPSTPNPKDCSTATNKGTWPCSQRRITINGQIVPVITMKRGEVQRWRLIDTAFRESIAFAVEKHDLHEIALDGNYLGRIDTWKAGTPIDLQPGYRSDVLIKASMKPGEYRIIDQPTSRLKSLRQADEPENLLAILKVVDETNDMALPTNEEMAALAPFGNLDLSKQAVGVQEVAFKLGQDMSGKKNYFQVNYRAFNPDHVRQLELGAVDMWSLTTVGDPAAVPGAIPPLPHVFHIHINPFQWQRIGPDGKPQMVWKDTLLVQGPAVTNVYTHYQTYTGKFVMHCHILDHEDLGMMEIEEVVNTPIAHSH, encoded by the coding sequence ATGCAAATTTTGTCAAAAAAATACCTACTGAATTTATTGATCATGTCCACTTTACTGCTTGGTAGTTCTTTTACCTCGGCGGGAAAAAATCATCCTCATTGTGCCTACGAACCAATCGATATTGAAAAATACGGCAAGCAACCGTTCCAGAATCCACCCGATCTGCACGCACAAAATGGAAGGCTCGAAACTGTACTGACCGTACAATATACCGACCCAAAAACCACCAGCATCGCAGGTTGCGGCGTGAAACTGCGCACCTATGAAGGAAAACTGGTGGGACCGACATTGCGTGTCAAGCAAGGTGATATCGTCAATTTGCTGTTGAAAAACCGGTTACCGAAAGAATCACCCAATGAAATTCAGGCACAATTCGATCAGGAGAACCAAAACGCTTATCTGGATACCATTCCGGCGTCTTTCAATACCACCAACGTACACTTCCACGGCTTACACGTATCACCCACCGGTAACAGCGACAATGTACTGCTCGCCATTTCGCCGCAAAGTAATTTCCCTTATGAAGTGACATTGCCGAAAGACCATCCGATCGGCTCCTATTGGTATCATGCCCACGCACATGGCTCGACATCGATTCAGGTTGGCAGCGGCATGGCCGGCGCCATTGTAATCGAGGATAATCCAAGTACCACGCCGGAAGCGCTGTTGGCCGCCAATACCAACGAAAAAATCTTCGTACTGCAAACGATTTTATACAATCAGAAAGGCGAACTGAACAATGTCACCAGCCTGTTCCCTGGCCCATCCACACCCAATCCGAAAGATTGCAGCACTGCCACCAACAAGGGCACATGGCCTTGCTCGCAACGGCGTATCACTATCAATGGCCAGATCGTTCCGGTCATCACCATGAAACGCGGCGAAGTACAACGCTGGCGTTTGATCGATACCGCTTTTCGTGAATCCATCGCATTCGCGGTTGAGAAGCATGATTTACATGAAATCGCTTTGGACGGTAATTACCTAGGGCGTATTGATACCTGGAAAGCAGGAACGCCGATCGATCTGCAGCCAGGCTACCGTAGCGACGTCTTGATTAAAGCCAGCATGAAGCCTGGAGAATATCGCATCATCGATCAGCCGACCTCTAGATTGAAATCGCTACGGCAAGCTGATGAACCGGAAAATTTACTGGCCATTCTGAAAGTCGTTGACGAAACCAACGACATGGCTTTGCCAACCAACGAGGAAATGGCTGCGCTGGCGCCCTTTGGCAATCTCGATTTGAGTAAACAAGCTGTAGGCGTGCAGGAAGTTGCGTTCAAGCTCGGTCAGGACATGTCAGGCAAAAAAAATTATTTCCAAGTCAATTACCGCGCTTTCAATCCCGACCATGTACGTCAATTGGAGTTAGGCGCTGTCGATATGTGGTCGCTCACGACCGTTGGTGACCCGGCTGCAGTACCTGGTGCTATTCCGCCGTTACCGCACGTATTTCATATTCATATCAATCCATTCCAGTGGCAGAGAATAGGTCCGGACGGTAAGCCGCAAATGGTTTGGAAAGATACGTTGTTGGTACAAGGTCCGGCAGTGACCAATGTATATACGCACTATCAGACCTACACCGGTAAATTTGTCATGCATTGCCACATTCTAGATCACGAAGACTTAGGCATGATGGAAATCGAAGAAGTAGTCAACACGCCGATTGCACATAGTCATTAA
- a CDS encoding tetratricopeptide repeat protein, translating to MIQRITIFLSLIFGVFMNNSNAEYFIKVDPKSVSHILKSAEHGDSAMQVTIGMWYQGGMNGLAKDLQKAAYWYAKAADQGHIVAQRNFSNMYYRGEGFTKDLKESIFWLKKAAHGGDVPAQTNLGLAYIQGEGVPKDFNEGYKWTAKAAEKHDAIAQRNLGFLYLEGKGVQKNIQSGIYWLQMAAKQGDPVAINALKGR from the coding sequence ATGATTCAAAGAATCACAATATTTCTTTCTTTAATATTTGGTGTATTTATGAATAATAGCAACGCAGAGTATTTTATTAAGGTTGATCCTAAATCAGTCTCTCATATATTGAAATCTGCTGAACATGGTGACTCTGCCATGCAGGTAACTATCGGTATGTGGTATCAGGGTGGGATGAATGGATTGGCAAAAGACTTGCAAAAGGCGGCATATTGGTACGCTAAAGCTGCGGACCAAGGACACATTGTGGCTCAACGTAATTTTTCCAATATGTATTATAGAGGAGAGGGATTTACAAAAGACCTAAAAGAATCAATCTTTTGGTTGAAAAAAGCTGCGCATGGTGGAGATGTGCCCGCTCAAACAAACCTTGGGCTCGCCTATATTCAGGGAGAGGGGGTTCCAAAAGATTTTAATGAGGGATATAAGTGGACAGCAAAAGCCGCTGAAAAACATGATGCCATTGCCCAGCGTAACTTGGGATTCTTATATTTAGAAGGAAAAGGAGTTCAGAAGAACATTCAGTCAGGAATTTATTGGTTGCAAATGGCTGCGAAACAAGGAGACCCAGTTGCAATTAATGCTTTAAAAGGACGCTAG
- a CDS encoding dCTP deaminase domain-containing protein, with the protein MTVLQIKDRTTSCQEDFNEYALSSNSFIFTTASESNIEEFSIELTLGEGWNDKYSPFDKKLSRISDDGITIPGHGSIVVEVHDEIRVPHNRYGIVLPTGSLFLSRGILIASAKVEPAFVGKLKLRMFNTTSKRISLKKGEKVGSIIFFSTESTKIQNFIYRTSEISTTPMSRSAGLKKWLASNKPLWIGWIITVISSSSLAFVLTYTLFYKPMLEMNKFSLEQKQQYPQEQNIEMNNPSPEQMKQNLQEQNG; encoded by the coding sequence ATGACCGTATTGCAAATCAAGGATCGTACAACGAGTTGCCAAGAGGATTTCAATGAATATGCTCTGTCAAGTAATAGTTTTATCTTTACTACGGCATCAGAGTCTAATATAGAAGAATTTTCAATTGAGCTAACACTTGGTGAAGGATGGAATGACAAGTACTCGCCTTTCGACAAAAAACTTAGTCGAATTTCTGACGACGGAATCACGATACCTGGACATGGTTCTATAGTTGTTGAAGTTCACGATGAAATTAGGGTTCCGCACAATAGATATGGAATTGTTCTGCCAACCGGCAGTCTTTTTCTCTCAAGGGGAATTCTTATCGCCTCAGCAAAAGTCGAACCTGCGTTCGTTGGAAAGCTAAAACTGAGGATGTTCAATACGACGTCTAAGAGGATTTCGTTAAAGAAGGGTGAAAAGGTTGGTTCCATAATCTTCTTCTCTACTGAATCCACCAAAATCCAAAACTTTATTTATCGAACAAGCGAGATATCGACAACACCGATGTCACGATCCGCTGGATTGAAGAAATGGCTCGCTAGCAACAAGCCGTTGTGGATAGGATGGATTATTACAGTAATTTCAAGTTCATCATTAGCATTTGTGCTGACGTACACGCTGTTCTATAAGCCAATGCTTGAAATGAATAAATTTTCTCTTGAACAAAAACAACAATATCCACAAGAACAAAATATTGAAATGAATAATCCTTCTCCCGAGCAAATGAAACAAAACTTACAAGAGCAGAATGGTTAG
- a CDS encoding DUF977 family protein codes for MLTTLLLLQAGYVYVPYSSLESVVEQSKEAYYLALRQTQGTIRTNSPNWQPWLMFFLRALAEQVRRLEKKVEREKIVLAAMPELQLQIVEFTREHGRVTIGEATKLTGAGRNTLKQHFRALVERGTLRQHGSGRRVWYDLR; via the coding sequence GTGCTGACTACGTTGCTGCTCCTGCAGGCCGGCTACGTCTACGTGCCTTACAGCTCGCTGGAAAGTGTGGTCGAACAGAGCAAGGAAGCCTATTACCTGGCACTGCGCCAGACGCAGGGCACGATCCGCACCAACTCACCGAACTGGCAGCCTTGGCTCATGTTTTTCCTCCGCGCCTTAGCCGAACAGGTTCGGCGCCTGGAGAAGAAGGTCGAGCGTGAGAAGATCGTGCTGGCTGCCATGCCTGAACTACAGCTACAGATCGTCGAATTCACCCGCGAGCACGGCCGCGTCACCATTGGTGAGGCCACCAAACTGACCGGGGCCGGCCGCAACACGCTCAAGCAGCATTTCCGTGCACTGGTAGAGCGCGGCACGCTGCGTCAACATGGCAGCGGCCGAAGGGTCTGGTACGACCTGCGCTAA
- a CDS encoding type II toxin-antitoxin system ParD family antitoxin, with amino-acid sequence MPVQKNTSVTLGEHFEKFLANQIETGRYGSASEAIRAGLRLLEERETKLEILRQALIEGEQSGSSNYSLQRILDELESED; translated from the coding sequence ATGCCTGTACAAAAGAATACGAGTGTGACATTGGGCGAACATTTCGAGAAATTTCTGGCGAACCAAATTGAAACGGGGCGCTATGGTTCGGCCAGTGAAGCCATACGAGCGGGGTTACGTTTGCTTGAAGAGCGTGAAACCAAATTAGAAATATTGCGCCAAGCTTTGATTGAAGGCGAACAGAGCGGCTCATCCAACTATTCTTTGCAAAGAATTCTGGATGAATTGGAAAGTGAAGATTAG
- a CDS encoding dCTP deaminase domain-containing protein, which yields MIVIEKNLEYLAAQYSICDKSLVDDYSLKIQMGSFYYEPCDSKHESTIVYGHSPDPASLFSQKKEIAQNLSLPPGFHVIACSKHQYKIPLDYLGLVQTKGTLARLFVQATCNDGQVEPGFHGYITLEILNMSRWTVEIPEASDIAQMYLIKCSSPALQPYHGRYATQSKEGPTVAIFKK from the coding sequence ATGATTGTAATCGAAAAAAACCTTGAGTATCTCGCAGCTCAGTATTCTATATGCGATAAGTCATTAGTTGACGACTATTCTTTAAAAATTCAAATGGGTAGTTTTTACTATGAACCTTGTGATTCAAAACACGAAAGCACAATTGTCTACGGCCATTCTCCAGATCCAGCCAGCTTGTTTTCACAAAAGAAGGAGATAGCTCAAAACCTATCGCTCCCTCCTGGTTTTCACGTCATTGCATGCAGCAAACATCAGTACAAAATCCCTTTGGATTATTTGGGACTGGTGCAAACAAAAGGGACACTTGCAAGACTTTTTGTTCAAGCAACATGTAATGATGGTCAAGTGGAACCAGGCTTCCATGGATATATTACACTTGAAATTTTAAACATGTCTCGTTGGACTGTAGAGATACCAGAAGCTAGCGATATTGCCCAAATGTATTTGATTAAATGTAGTAGCCCCGCATTGCAGCCCTACCATGGCCGCTATGCTACCCAGTCCAAAGAAGGTCCCACAGTAGCGATATTTAAAAAGTAG